The following proteins are encoded in a genomic region of Opitutus sp.:
- a CDS encoding DUF2959 family protein has protein sequence MKTPITPITAPLAAGLLVFSLLGSLPFSGCRSTPAKSNQAEINKAASMTQLRDDLRATRASLNRTTEALNRIQAAPNALGEYNNYSKELNVLQKHSANSLINANNVRETGATFFSYWEQETQSIQVAEVREIADQRRTSVQSSFNALSTPLAAARTRLTEVTTMLTDLRKALSLDLTAAGISSLRKQTEKATAQSAELATSLDSLATEVDKIANALPRPAPAAAK, from the coding sequence ATGAAAACCCCTATTACCCCAATCACCGCTCCGCTTGCAGCCGGACTACTGGTCTTCTCGTTGTTAGGCTCGTTACCCTTTAGTGGCTGTCGTAGCACGCCAGCCAAGAGCAACCAGGCCGAGATTAATAAAGCGGCATCCATGACCCAGCTCCGTGACGATTTACGCGCCACCCGAGCCTCGCTCAACCGCACCACCGAGGCCCTGAACCGCATCCAAGCCGCCCCCAACGCACTTGGCGAATACAACAATTATTCTAAGGAGCTGAATGTCTTGCAGAAGCATTCGGCCAATTCGCTCATCAACGCAAATAACGTGCGCGAGACCGGCGCTACCTTTTTCTCCTACTGGGAACAGGAAACCCAATCCATCCAGGTCGCCGAAGTGCGTGAAATCGCCGATCAGCGCCGCACCTCGGTGCAATCGTCTTTTAACGCCCTGAGCACCCCCTTGGCAGCCGCACGCACGCGTTTAACCGAGGTCACCACCATGCTCACCGACCTACGCAAGGCGCTCTCCCTCGACCTCACGGCGGCAGGCATCTCATCACTGCGCAAACAGACCGAAAAGGCTACGGCTCAGTCGGCGGAACTCGCCACCTCGCTCGATAGCCTCGCCACCGAAGTCGACAAAATCGCCAACGCGCTACCCCGCCCGGCGCCCGCTGCGGCCAAGTAG
- the surE gene encoding 5'/3'-nucleotidase SurE, with translation MNLLVTNDDGIDSPFLHALTHALRAEGHTLYVAAPKTEQSWIGCAKSRLRPVASALSSRDLGCHAWTIDGTPSDCVSIALAHLLPSEVKIDAVVAGINIGRNASLGFILASGTIAGAWEGAVHGLPAIAFSQDLTSAQFEALRASGHHVSAELQHTLDASARHAARLVPELVAATPARRFIVHNVNFPTPCTATTPLRRTVPARVIVPGLFGPADDDGTHRFIFKLGEDISPAGPLTDRAAIESGLISHTVLDYSALGEDPR, from the coding sequence ATGAATCTGTTGGTCACCAACGACGACGGCATCGACAGCCCCTTCCTCCACGCCCTCACCCACGCGCTGCGCGCCGAAGGCCACACACTCTACGTCGCCGCGCCCAAAACAGAGCAAAGCTGGATCGGTTGCGCCAAGTCCCGCCTGCGCCCCGTTGCTTCCGCCTTGTCGTCGCGCGACCTCGGCTGCCACGCCTGGACGATCGACGGCACGCCCAGCGATTGCGTCAGCATCGCGCTGGCGCACCTGCTACCCAGCGAAGTGAAAATCGACGCGGTGGTCGCGGGCATCAACATCGGCCGCAACGCCTCCCTCGGCTTTATTCTGGCCAGCGGCACGATTGCCGGAGCCTGGGAAGGGGCGGTGCACGGGTTGCCTGCAATCGCCTTTTCCCAAGACCTCACGTCCGCCCAGTTTGAGGCCCTGCGCGCGTCGGGCCACCACGTCAGCGCCGAGTTACAACACACCCTCGACGCCTCGGCCCGCCACGCCGCCCGACTCGTTCCCGAACTGGTGGCCGCCACGCCCGCACGCCGCTTTATCGTCCACAACGTCAACTTCCCCACCCCGTGCACTGCGACGACTCCGCTACGCCGCACCGTGCCCGCCCGGGTGATCGTGCCGGGCTTGTTTGGCCCGGCCGACGACGACGGCACCCACCGCTTTATTTTCAAACTAGGCGAAGATATCTCGCCGGCCGGGCCCCTCACCGACCGCGCCGCGATCGAGAGCGGTTTGATTAGCCATACGGTGCTCGACTACTCGGCACTAGGGGAAGACCCCAGGTGA
- the rmuC gene encoding DNA recombination protein RmuC codes for MTESLLITFLGAILGASAAWLFLKTQLGERLRSRETELARLSAALSATETERSKLQALSSQLDSTLAAERAATVEKLAAGEQRLAERDALAARYLADAEKLRATLQTEFQAVAAKILEEKTARFTDHNKTQVESLLHPLRQQLTDFRQRVDTVYKTESDDRAALKAQIEQLRQLNTHITAEAHALTTALKGQSQARGAWGELILERLLTSAGLINGQDYLTQESLTTDDGRRLRPDVILRLPDARHLIIDSKVSLIAYERAVNAPDDSVRLAATTEHARAVRTHVDQLSAKRYEDTGKLITPDYVLMFVPLEPAFTLALETDLALYEWAFDRRVILCTAPTLLVTLKTVATLWKQDRQTKNVQAIADRGGALYDKFAGLFDDLETIGLQLGKTRESYDAAMNKLKTGKGNLLAQVEDLKKLGAKAKKSLPAPTLEELT; via the coding sequence GTGACTGAGTCCCTACTGATTACCTTCCTCGGCGCCATCCTCGGCGCCTCGGCCGCTTGGCTTTTCCTAAAAACCCAACTCGGCGAACGCCTGCGCTCCCGCGAGACCGAACTCGCCCGGCTTTCAGCCGCCCTCAGCGCCACCGAAACCGAACGCTCCAAGCTCCAAGCTCTTAGCTCCCAACTTGACTCCACGCTCGCAGCCGAGCGCGCCGCCACAGTCGAAAAACTCGCCGCCGGCGAACAACGCCTCGCCGAACGTGACGCCCTCGCCGCCCGTTACCTTGCCGACGCCGAAAAACTCCGCGCCACCCTGCAAACCGAGTTCCAAGCCGTCGCCGCCAAAATCCTTGAAGAAAAAACCGCCCGCTTCACCGATCACAATAAAACCCAGGTCGAATCCCTACTTCATCCCCTGCGCCAACAACTCACCGATTTTCGCCAGCGCGTGGACACCGTTTACAAAACCGAGAGCGACGACCGCGCCGCTCTCAAGGCCCAGATCGAACAACTGCGCCAACTCAACACCCACATCACCGCCGAGGCCCATGCCCTCACCACCGCCTTAAAAGGCCAGTCGCAGGCCCGCGGCGCTTGGGGCGAACTCATCCTCGAGCGCCTGCTCACCTCAGCAGGCCTGATTAACGGCCAGGATTACCTAACCCAGGAATCCCTCACCACCGACGACGGCCGCCGCCTGCGTCCCGATGTGATCCTTCGCCTGCCCGATGCCCGCCACCTGATAATCGACTCGAAAGTCTCCCTCATCGCTTACGAGCGCGCGGTTAACGCCCCCGACGACTCAGTCCGCCTCGCCGCCACCACCGAGCACGCGCGCGCCGTGCGCACCCATGTCGACCAGCTCAGCGCCAAACGTTACGAGGACACCGGCAAACTGATTACCCCCGATTACGTGCTCATGTTTGTCCCGCTCGAACCCGCCTTCACCCTCGCGCTCGAAACCGATCTGGCGCTCTACGAATGGGCCTTCGATCGCCGCGTCATCCTCTGCACCGCACCCACGTTATTGGTCACCCTGAAAACCGTGGCCACCTTGTGGAAACAAGATCGGCAGACGAAAAACGTGCAAGCCATCGCCGATCGTGGCGGCGCGCTCTACGACAAATTCGCCGGACTGTTTGACGACCTCGAAACCATCGGATTGCAGCTTGGTAAAACGCGCGAAAGTTACGACGCCGCCATGAACAAACTCAAAACCGGCAAGGGCAACCTGCTCGCCCAAGTCGAAGACCTCAAAAAACTCGGAGCCAAGGCAAAAAAAAGCCTGCCCGCCCCCACCCTCGAAGAACTCACATGA
- a CDS encoding TIGR03067 domain-containing protein: MNLHGNWRPVRAELDGQEAPAMALDRMELIITEQSYVVRFADEVHDRGVWSVTESTLTLTCQHGANDGRQIPAIYQLAGERLRVCYGLDNNVPVEFKTSANSQRYLVTYRRLSGT; encoded by the coding sequence ATGAACCTCCACGGCAACTGGCGCCCCGTGCGCGCCGAACTCGACGGCCAAGAAGCCCCCGCCATGGCGCTTGATCGCATGGAACTCATTATCACCGAGCAAAGCTACGTGGTGCGCTTTGCCGACGAAGTCCACGACCGCGGCGTGTGGAGCGTCACCGAATCCACCCTGACGCTGACCTGCCAACACGGCGCGAACGACGGCAGACAGATTCCCGCAATTTACCAACTTGCCGGCGAACGCCTACGGGTCTGTTACGGACTCGATAACAACGTGCCCGTCGAATTCAAAACCAGCGCCAACAGCCAACGCTACCTGGTGACCTATCGACGCCTGTCGGGTACTTAA
- a CDS encoding pyruvate carboxylase subunit B produces the protein MKPIVFNNTVLRDGHQSLAATRMTTAQMLPVAPTLDGLGFGALETWGGATIDSCLRYLNENPFDRLDALKAAAPRTPHSMLLRGQNIVQYTSFPDDVVEAFVRCSAKHGMDIFRVFDALNDSRNLLTAVRTVKAAGKHAQGAICYTTSPVHTPDNLTALADELVAMECDSICIKDMAGLLSPRIAYDLVKAIKSRHNIPVVVHSHETAGLALASYMAAIDAGADSVDTSITPFANGTGQPDTVRMQAALAGHPRACLYSPRVLFELRQYFEGVAGELSKFMSPANDRVDSDALCYQVPGGMLSNFRTQLVEMKMTDRFNEVMAEIPVVREALGWIPLVTPTSQIVGTQAMLNVKFGRWKNLAQASIDIALGKYGRPPGVVSPEVLALARKQSGQDTVTCRPADLLAPRMPKLREELTAKGLAPTDENAVLFAMFPRETEAFYKPKPAAAATAPVAVTSAAPAAAKPAAAVSAPAAAGSKPPFAVPAGKTARYSLTVNERRYDATVEILN, from the coding sequence ATGAAACCTATCGTATTTAACAACACCGTGCTGCGCGACGGACACCAGTCCCTCGCCGCCACGCGCATGACCACTGCTCAGATGTTGCCCGTCGCGCCCACGCTCGACGGCCTAGGCTTCGGCGCTCTGGAAACCTGGGGTGGGGCCACGATTGATTCGTGCCTGCGTTATCTTAACGAGAACCCCTTCGACCGCCTCGACGCGCTTAAGGCTGCCGCGCCGCGCACCCCGCATAGCATGCTGCTGCGCGGTCAAAACATCGTGCAATACACCAGCTTCCCAGACGACGTGGTCGAGGCTTTCGTGCGCTGCTCGGCCAAGCACGGCATGGACATTTTCCGGGTTTTTGACGCCCTCAACGATTCTCGTAACCTGCTCACCGCCGTGCGCACCGTGAAGGCCGCCGGCAAACACGCGCAGGGCGCCATCTGTTACACCACCAGCCCGGTACACACCCCCGACAACCTGACGGCGCTGGCCGACGAACTCGTTGCGATGGAATGCGACTCCATCTGCATCAAAGACATGGCTGGTCTGCTGAGCCCGCGTATCGCCTACGATTTGGTTAAAGCCATCAAGTCCCGCCACAACATCCCGGTGGTCGTCCACAGTCACGAGACTGCCGGTTTGGCGCTCGCCTCCTATATGGCGGCGATCGATGCCGGCGCGGACTCGGTGGACACCTCGATCACGCCTTTTGCCAACGGTACCGGTCAGCCCGACACCGTGCGTATGCAGGCCGCTTTGGCCGGCCACCCCCGCGCCTGCTTGTACAGCCCCCGGGTGCTCTTCGAGCTGCGCCAATACTTCGAGGGCGTCGCCGGCGAACTGTCCAAGTTCATGAGCCCCGCCAACGACCGCGTCGACAGCGATGCGCTCTGTTACCAGGTGCCCGGCGGCATGTTGAGCAACTTCCGCACCCAGCTCGTCGAGATGAAGATGACTGATCGTTTTAACGAGGTGATGGCCGAGATTCCGGTCGTGCGTGAGGCGCTCGGTTGGATTCCGCTGGTCACGCCCACCTCGCAGATCGTGGGCACGCAAGCCATGCTCAACGTTAAGTTCGGCCGTTGGAAGAACCTCGCCCAGGCCTCCATCGACATCGCCTTGGGCAAATACGGCCGTCCTCCGGGCGTCGTCAGCCCCGAAGTGCTGGCCCTCGCCCGCAAACAATCCGGCCAGGACACGGTAACCTGCCGTCCTGCCGATCTGCTCGCCCCGCGCATGCCCAAGCTTCGCGAGGAACTCACCGCCAAGGGCCTCGCCCCCACCGACGAAAACGCGGTGTTGTTCGCGATGTTCCCGCGTGAGACCGAGGCGTTCTATAAGCCCAAGCCCGCTGCCGCCGCCACTGCGCCGGTGGCGGTCACCTCGGCAGCTCCGGCCGCCGCCAAACCGGCCGCTGCCGTGAGCGCGCCCGCCGCCGCCGGGTCTAAGCCGCCCTTCGCTGTCCCAGCCGGCAAAACCGCGCGTTACTCCCTCACCGTGAATGAGCGCCGTTACGACGCCACGGTTGAAATCTTGAACTGA
- a CDS encoding ABC transporter ATP-binding protein — protein sequence MIAVRNLTRVFRTYKKQPGFWGGVKGLLKRQYEETAAARDISFDIEEGEFVGFIGPNGAGKTTTLKMLSGLIYPTSGTARVAGFDPTKRENAYRRLFALVLGQKNQLWWDLPAQESFLLLRHIYGIPAQQYQTTLDELVDLLDVRAKLNVMVRELSLGERMKMELIAALLHRPRVLFLDEPTIGLDVISQKAVRSFLRDYNRKYKVTILLTSHYMADIKELCERVIVIHKGAKIYDGALKQLESTSGTRKKIITFLPEPGPAFPANWQSSHGETSYDSTAGKFTVRVPSENLVAVAQEILTAGPVADISIEDVPLEDVIAELFKAQ from the coding sequence ATGATCGCAGTCCGTAATCTCACCCGCGTTTTCCGCACCTACAAAAAACAGCCCGGATTCTGGGGTGGCGTTAAAGGCCTGCTCAAGCGCCAGTACGAAGAGACGGCTGCCGCCCGCGACATCAGTTTCGACATCGAGGAAGGCGAGTTCGTGGGCTTTATCGGCCCCAACGGCGCGGGTAAAACCACGACGTTAAAAATGCTCTCCGGCCTGATTTATCCGACCAGTGGCACGGCACGCGTCGCCGGCTTCGACCCCACCAAACGCGAGAACGCCTACCGCCGGCTCTTTGCGTTGGTTCTGGGCCAGAAAAACCAACTCTGGTGGGATCTGCCCGCGCAGGAATCGTTTCTGCTCCTGCGGCACATCTACGGCATCCCGGCCCAGCAATACCAGACCACCCTCGATGAGCTGGTCGATCTGCTCGACGTACGGGCCAAGCTCAACGTCATGGTGCGCGAGCTTTCTCTGGGCGAACGCATGAAAATGGAGCTCATCGCCGCCCTACTCCACCGCCCTCGAGTCCTGTTTCTCGACGAACCCACGATTGGGCTAGATGTGATTTCCCAAAAAGCCGTGCGCTCGTTCCTGCGCGACTACAACCGCAAGTACAAGGTGACGATCCTGCTCACCAGCCACTACATGGCGGACATCAAAGAGCTCTGCGAACGCGTGATCGTTATCCACAAAGGAGCGAAGATCTACGACGGTGCGCTTAAGCAGCTCGAATCGACCTCCGGAACGCGCAAAAAAATCATCACCTTTCTACCCGAGCCCGGCCCGGCGTTCCCAGCCAACTGGCAGTCCAGTCACGGTGAAACCTCCTATGACAGTACCGCCGGTAAGTTCACCGTACGCGTGCCCAGTGAAAACCTCGTCGCCGTGGCCCAGGAAATCCTCACAGCCGGTCCCGTGGCGGACATCTCCATTGAAGACGTGCCGCTCGAAGACGTGATCGCCGAGCTGTTCAAAGCCCAGTAA